In Oncorhynchus tshawytscha isolate Ot180627B linkage group LG28, Otsh_v2.0, whole genome shotgun sequence, a genomic segment contains:
- the vwa5b2 gene encoding LOW QUALITY PROTEIN: von Willebrand factor A domain-containing protein 5B2 (The sequence of the model RefSeq protein was modified relative to this genomic sequence to represent the inferred CDS: deleted 2 bases in 1 codon) produces MVGLRNRSTWAPLLLKASCIKSCANGCSLGITAHLTYANTDTEPVEGVFVYPLGEKEVVVGFEAVIAGRMVGVQIQSRGKLEDCCLDCCPGSGLDGQCGNGREWGCCGGSSLDIQCTNGHLILDEDLERTTFVVGTGVIGSMDIVSVIISTTVELPTLKSGAIHLVYPTVLTPIATGRVTASKSENGAKSDETGPTSCFGATSGKQERVLGSEQQCAHAIFTSPATNLAPYELNFQLLVRGACLLAGLESPTHALRADADPSAQSASSTYITLAQEHPYDRHIEIILHLSEPHSPLVILERGRLTFSQYEQQICSRRDFIRCARKELEPEKKLEFVRKRYHKDILSSPVLMLNFCPDLLSEPPELHRATRELLFLIDRSGSMSGINIHRIKEPMVVALKSLPPGTMLNIIGFGTTIKALFTTSKLCTDVTLAQSCEYIHKMRADMRETNLLGALSWVYQQPVQRSCPRQVFIITDGSVSSVGKVLELVRRNTCAARCFGLGLGPRACRRLLQGVAKVTGGTTEFLGDEERLQPKLIKSLKKAFEPVLTDVRIDWYLPDNMEALLSPNEIPPLYPGNRLIGYCTLYDVSSFRGKKTEGRGRGYKGLSRGSVGSVFGLSNDELSPPSVSELLPLVTSSEGADLEEALREISREISSEFSCAKDTDTGTSTGGEVEWSSDVRGRIQESSYIQEQYVLTRCSLSSERGLPYTHTPSTSDSMGVPYPTDLLPIPCLDTGSLPQGLEKMAPPEQRSTLSRWGESPWQQPPSSENTDSVSEKAGRLCGGEESRRRQRALARSAMSARSFSSPQGELDMHRLRRALERVSFDQAVGGRLEESDGENQPTPRGGLSRRSLTDSNGLLFPVSPLDWDSFTDPEYLFTAAPPDDPPTPPAQCRSLIHGLLGSRPVSWEVTVDLTQLWAPEDQGTGGTSGGRGEGGDLWEEIIHQLTARSAIRDFEKMAEKESDIEHGPAKRYRMKAIQTSKSCNIICTYTAFTATDANTSKGPSDTVEVRNTGLRLGNRQSSQAGSRRQRAYSVGLGRRPSSRDSEEFEDTCNSTDRDDTPASPCSLKSWDSSAGGNPYPASPSAVSGTSSTRSQRSVESKSVERFFGSRFPLGRLRSSNSSGKQAPLKGHCLSAEAEKRTDTESPDYLPLVRLQLASGAFLLTEVYSDCIQIPLDRLKRASPYSLHRSSLSPPFRCTSQRPNNPLLHHYHAPNWYPLHHTTTSTKPPSLPHHHTSTGTKPLGGPHTPDDPPLLILDPRLCRRHFSDRCQEPLTTLPDPPSSEEGSPDTTGGPIPQTTQADSGRGSETDVCEGSLLDPAAPDPQGSDQLALGDLEGSSWATAVALAWLEHRCAGFFMEWELVAAKADFWLRGQELPEGVDLAGLKGAARQLFMLLRHWDENIQLNMLCYNPNNM; encoded by the exons ATGGTTGGCCTGAGAAACCGTTCCACGTGGGCCCCGCTTCTCCTCAAGGCTTCCTGCATCAAGTCCTGTGCCAACGGCTGCTCCCTGGGCATCACTGCACATCTCACCTACGCCAACACAGACACCGAACCTGTGGAGG GTGTGTTTGTGTACCCGCTGGGGGagaaggaggtggtggtgggctTTGAGGCGGTCATCGCCGGCCGCATGGTGGGAGTTCAGATCCAGAGTCGGGGGAAGCTGGAGGATTGCTGTCTGGACTGCTGCCCAGGATCGGGGCTCGACGGCCAATGTGGCAACGGACGGGAGTGGGGCTGCTGCGGGGGATCCAGCCTGGACATACAGTGTACCAACG GCCATCTCATCCTAGATGAAGACTTGGAGCGAACCACCTTCGTCGTAGGCACAGGGGTCATTGGCTCGATGGACATAGTATCTGTCATCATAAGTACGACCGTGGAACTCCCCACCTTGAAGAGTGGCGCGATCCACCTGGTCTACCCCACAGTACTCACTCCCATCGCCACAGGGCGGGTGACTGCAAGCAAAAGCGAAAATGGGGCGAAATCAGATGAAACAGG ACCCACCAGTTGTTTTGGAGCCACCTCAGGGAAACAGGAGAGGGTTTTGGGTTCGGAGCAACAGTGTGCCCATGCCATCTTCACCAGCCCTGCCACCAACCTGGCACCCTATGAGCTCAACTTCCAGCTGCTGGTCCGAGGGGCATGCCTGCTGGCTG GTCTGGAAAGCCCTACCCATGCACTCAGGGCAGATGCAGACCCCAGCGCCCAGAGTGCTTCCTCCACCTACATCACCCTGGCACAGGAACACCCCTATGACAGACACATAGAGATCATACTGCACCTCAGTg AGCCTCACAGCCCATTGGTCATCCTGGAGAGGGGTCGGCTCACCTTCAGCCAATACGAGCAGCAGATCTGTTCCCGCCGCGACTTCATTCGCTGTGCTCGCAAAGAGCTGGAACCGGAGAAGAAG TTGGAGTTTGTGAGAAAGCGGTACCACAAGGACATCCTGAGCAGCCCGGTCCTGATGCTCAActtctgtcctgacctgctgtctGAGCCTCCAGAGCTGCACCGTGCCACCAGGGAACTGCTCTTCCTCATAGACCGCAGCGGCAGCATGAGCGGCATCAACATCCACCGCATCAAG GAACCAATGGTGGTAGCTCTGAAGAGTCTTCCTCCAGGCACCATGCTCAACATCATAGGCTTCGGCACCACCATCAAAGCCCTGTTCACCACCAGCAAGCTCTGCACAGAT GTGACCTTGGCACAGTCCTGTGAGTACATCCACAAGATGAGGGCTGACATGCGGGAAACCAACCTGCTGGGGGCGCTGTCCTGGGTGTATCAGCAGCCTGTGCAGCGCTCCTGCCCCCGCCAGGTGTTCATCATCACAGACGGCAGCGTCAGCAGTGTGGGCAAGGTGCTGGAGCTGGTCCGCAGGAACACTTGTGCTGCCAG GTGCTTTGGTCTTGGCCTGGGCCCCAGAGCCTGCAGGAGGCTCCTACAGGGCGTTGCCAAGGTGACAGGTGGAACCACAGAGTTCTTGGGTGATGAGGAGAGGCTGCAGCCCAAG CTGATAAAGTCCCTGAAGAAGGCCTTTGAGCCAGTCCTCACAGATGTACGTATAGACTGGTACCTGCCTGATAACATGGAGGCTCTCCTGTCACCCAATGAGATCCCTCCGCTTTACCCGGGGAATCGCCTGATTGGCTACTGTACCCTGTACGATGTGTCTAGCTTCAGAGGCAAGAAGACTGAG GGGCGTGGTCGGGGCTATAAAGGCTTGTCTCGGGGCTCGGTGGGCTCTGTGTTCGGCCTATCCAACGACGAGCTGTCCCCTCCCTCCGTGTCTGAGCTCCTCCCTCTGGTTACATCATCAGAAGGCGCAGACCTAGAGGAGGCGCTGAGGGAAATCTCCCGGGAAATCTCCTCAGAGTTCTCCTGTGCCAAAGACACCGACACTGGGACTAGTACAG GTGGAGAGGTGGAATGGTCCAGTGATGTTCGTGGTAGGATCCAGGAGAGTTCTTACATCCAGGAGCAGTATGTTCTGACCCGCTGCTCTCTGAGCAGTGAGAGGGGGCTGCCCTACACCCACACCCCCTCCACCTCCGACTCTATGGGAGTCCCTTACCCCACTGATCTGCTCCCCATCCCATGCCTGGACACGGGCTCCCTGCCGCAGGGCCTCGAGAAGATGGCTCCACCCGAACAGAGAAGCACCCTGTCCCGCTGGGGCGAGTCGCCATGGCAACAGCCCCCCTCCTCAGAGAATACAGATTCCGTGTCAGAAAAG GCAGGGCGTCTGTGTGGAGGGGAGGAATCTCGAAGGAGACAGAGGGCATTGGCCCGCTCAGCCATGTCTGCAAGGAGTTTCTCCTCCCCCCAGGGTGAGCTGGACATGCACCGCCTGAGGAGGGCACTAGAGAGAGTCTCCTTTGATCAGGCGGTGGGGGGGAGGCTGGAGGAGAGCGATGGGGAGAACCAGCCTACACCCAGAGGAGGGCTGTCCCGCAGGAGCCTCACTGACTCCA aCGGCCtgctgttccctgtctctcctctggacTGGGACAGCTTCACTGACCCGGAGTACCTGTTTACCGCCGCCCCCCCGGACGACCCCCCCACGCCCCCTGCCCAGTGCCGCTCCCTCATCCACGGCCTCCTAGGAAGCAGGCCTGTATCCTGGGAGGTCACCGTGGACCTGACACAACTCTGGGCCCCTGAGGACCAAGGGACAGGAGGGACATccgggggaagaggagaagggggagacctCTGGGAGGAAATTATCCACCAGCTGACAGCTCGCTCTGCAATCAGGGACTTTGAGAAGATGgcggagaaggagagtgacatcGAGCACG GGCCTGCTAAGCGGTACCGTATGAAAGCCATCCAGACCAGTAAGAGCTGTAACATCATCTGTACGTACACAGCCTTTACTGCCACTGACGCCAACACCAGCAAGGGTCCATCAGACACTGTGGAAGTGAGAAACACCG GGTTGCGTTTGGGGAACAGACAGAGCTCCCAGGCAGGCAGTCGCAGACAGAGGGCCTACTCTGTGGGGCTGGGCCGACGCCCCTCCAGCAGAGACAGTGAGGAATTTGAGGACACCTGCAACTCCACAG ACAGGGATGATACTCCTGCCTCCCCATGCAGCCTGAAGTCTTGGGACAGCA GTGCAGGGGGAAATCCCTACCCTGCCAGTCCCTCAGCCGTGTCCGGCACCTCCTCCACCCGCTCCCAACGCTCAGTGGAGAGCAAGTCTGTGGAGAGGTTCTTTGGCTCCAGATTCCCTCTGGGCAGACTAAGGTCATCTAACTCCTCTGGGAAGCAGGCCCCTCTGAAGggccactgtctgtctgctgaggCAGAGAAACGCACAGACACGGAGTCCCCAGACTACCTCCCTCTG GTGCGTCTCCAGTTGGCGTCTGGggccttcctcctgacagaggtcTACTCTGACTGTATCCAGATCCCCCTGGACCGTCTGAAGAGGGCTTCCCCCTACAGCCTCCACCGCAGCAGCCTCAGCCCCCCCTTCCGCTGCACCTCC CAACGCCCCAACaatcccctcctccaccactaccacgcGCCCAACTGGTACCccctccaccacaccaccacctctaccaagCCTCCTAGTCTCCCCCATCACCACACCTCTACTGGTACCAAGCCCTTGGGTGGCCCCCACACCCCTGACGACCCTCCCCTACTAATCCTGGACCCCCGACTCTGCAGGAGACACTTCTCCGACCGGTGCCAAGAGCCCCTGACGACCCTCCCCGACCCCCCTAGCTCCGAGGAAGGCTCTCCTGACACGACAGGTGGCCCTATCCCCCAGACCACCCAAGCAGACAGCGGGCGCGGCTCAGAGACTGACGTCTGTGAGGGTTCTCTGTTGGATCCAGCAGCTCCAGACCCCCAGGGGAGCGATCAGCTAGCTCTGGGGGACCTGGAGGGCTCGAGCTGGGCCACGGCCGTGGCTCTGGCCTGGCTAGAGCACCGCTGTGCAGGGTTTTTCATGGAGTGGGAGCTGGTGGCAGCCAAGGCGGATTTCTGGCTGCGgggccaggagctgccggagggGGTGGACCTGGCCGGGCTGAAGGGGGCTGCCAGGCAACTGTTTATGCTGCTCCGCCACTGGGACGAGAACATCcagctcaacatgctctgctacAATCCCAACAACATGTGA